In Streptomyces sp. SN-593, a single genomic region encodes these proteins:
- a CDS encoding choice-of-anchor P family protein, producing MRSTDVGGADATLGHRPRAGRPQGRWRRRAATALLGVGALAAASLAAIGPAAANAPGSPGTPSAPATVFAEDFEHGQGAAVTPLPDYTGAPPLAETYTADPAWLANCNGLLVSEQAGASAPAGANCGGYWAANKQMAAALGTWAGGDAATNHSLTAYTSGDPGAGRTELETAEPVPLSADHRFLTFSVDAAAQNCYANHPLLAFYLLDDATPRAAFSTPIDPCLNPGAVIGGTSVGTYTSDGSVLFSGDSAGIRLVNEQASGGGNDGAIDNVRLLDATPQLDQDFAPADLPVGAPTTLTFTVTNTSELAAKNGWSYSAHLPAGLRLDAGSATTDCGSGTATADAAQGTVTVSGDLAAGQRDCTATVRLTSFTGGTYQVCADRIADPVGVDLPGCTSVTFTAPVFDARSHGVLLASPLLDVGPLPASAHSCTPLPGEDAHSVLDAGLGAVGRVGVLTTDASGTVGDDGSRTAAAHAQVTGLDLLGGLITADLVGTSARARQDLTGTGPGPVASTGATTLTGLRVAGVAVAADAAPNTAIALPLVGSLVVNQQTPVAGSKGVTVTALSLTLLTGVHLTIARSTAALLTATDPCPAATS from the coding sequence ATGAGAAGCACCGATGTCGGCGGCGCCGACGCGACGTTGGGACACCGGCCGCGCGCCGGACGCCCGCAGGGGCGGTGGAGGCGGCGGGCCGCCACCGCGCTGCTGGGCGTCGGCGCACTGGCCGCCGCCTCGCTCGCCGCGATCGGCCCGGCCGCGGCGAACGCGCCCGGCAGTCCCGGGACGCCGAGCGCGCCGGCCACCGTGTTCGCCGAGGACTTCGAGCACGGCCAGGGCGCCGCGGTGACGCCGCTGCCCGACTACACCGGCGCGCCGCCGCTGGCCGAGACGTACACCGCCGACCCGGCGTGGCTGGCCAACTGCAACGGCCTGCTGGTCTCGGAGCAGGCAGGCGCCTCGGCCCCGGCCGGCGCCAACTGCGGCGGCTACTGGGCCGCGAACAAGCAGATGGCCGCCGCGCTCGGCACCTGGGCGGGCGGCGACGCGGCCACCAACCACTCGCTCACCGCCTACACGTCCGGCGATCCGGGCGCCGGGCGCACCGAGTTGGAGACCGCCGAGCCCGTCCCGCTGAGCGCGGACCACCGGTTCCTGACCTTCTCCGTCGACGCGGCGGCGCAGAACTGCTACGCCAACCACCCGCTGCTCGCGTTCTACCTGCTCGACGACGCCACCCCGCGCGCCGCGTTCAGCACGCCGATCGACCCGTGCCTGAACCCGGGCGCGGTCATCGGCGGCACGTCGGTGGGCACGTACACCAGCGACGGCTCGGTGCTGTTCAGCGGGGACTCGGCCGGCATCCGGCTGGTCAACGAGCAGGCCAGCGGCGGCGGGAACGACGGCGCGATCGACAACGTCCGCCTGCTGGACGCCACTCCGCAGCTCGACCAGGACTTCGCGCCGGCCGACCTGCCCGTGGGCGCGCCCACCACGCTGACCTTCACCGTCACCAACACCAGCGAACTGGCCGCCAAGAACGGCTGGTCCTACTCCGCGCACCTGCCCGCCGGTCTACGACTGGACGCCGGCAGCGCCACGACGGACTGCGGCTCGGGCACCGCCACCGCGGACGCCGCGCAGGGCACCGTGACCGTCAGCGGCGACCTGGCCGCGGGGCAGCGGGACTGCACCGCGACGGTCCGGCTCACCTCCTTCACCGGCGGGACGTACCAGGTGTGCGCCGACCGGATCGCCGACCCCGTCGGCGTGGACCTGCCCGGCTGCACCTCGGTGACCTTCACCGCGCCCGTCTTCGACGCGCGCTCGCACGGCGTGCTGCTCGCCTCCCCGCTGCTGGACGTCGGCCCGCTGCCGGCCTCCGCCCACTCCTGCACGCCGCTGCCGGGCGAGGACGCGCACTCGGTGCTCGACGCCGGGCTCGGCGCCGTGGGGCGGGTCGGGGTGCTCACCACCGACGCCTCGGGCACCGTCGGGGACGACGGCTCCCGCACCGCCGCGGCCCACGCCCAGGTCACCGGGCTCGACCTGCTGGGCGGGCTGATCACCGCGGACCTCGTCGGCACCTCGGCCCGGGCACGGCAGGACCTCACCGGCACCGGGCCGGGTCCGGTCGCCTCGACCGGCGCGACCACGCTCACCGGCCTGCGCGTCGCCGGGGTGGCGGTCGCCGCCGACGCGGCACCGAACACCGCCATCGCGCTGCCCCTGGTCGGCTCCCTGGTGGTCAACCAGCAGACTCCCGTGGCCGGGAGCAAGGGCGTCACCGTGACCGCGCTGTCGCTGACCCTCCTGACGGGCGTCCACCTCACGATCGCCCGGAGCACCGCGGCGCTGCTCACCGCCACCGACCCCTGTCCGGCGGCCACGTCCTGA
- a CDS encoding DUF4041 domain-containing protein — MEQRFNPPPGWSAPDNGAGNTWGSPNGGPAAAPPPALPPQRGGLFGRLRRNDPSEAAELRAWITRTQGVDAAQVAGLVHQVRAEAAALRAQAEEEAEGVLKDARDVAKDILDDARRTAKETRDLQKEADRQRRELHEAQAHLAATRAVIVTTDETALLQEVGIYAYRHQLHDAVAYRSRLDSLQAEIKDLARTKRAVLAATDWSVNGSRREGQKMVRDFSKLMLRAYNAEADYAVRSMRPHRLDSLVDRLHKSRETIAKLGATMHIRIADRYHDARVRELQLTSDYLQKKEEEKEEQRELRAREREEAAVQRELDREREKLRKEQGHYEAALQRLRERGDHAAVGEMEAKLAEIEDALRNVESRAANIRAGYVYVISNIGAFGDRMVKIGLTRRLEPLERVQELSGAAVPFRFDVHALIFSKDAVGLETQLHQEFASRRVNRVNGRKEFFHVTPAEVRDALRRYAGQHLVEFTEEPEALEWRASTSSAGA; from the coding sequence ATGGAGCAGCGTTTCAATCCGCCGCCGGGGTGGTCCGCGCCGGACAACGGCGCCGGGAACACCTGGGGATCACCGAACGGTGGACCGGCGGCCGCTCCGCCCCCGGCTCTTCCCCCGCAGCGCGGCGGGCTGTTCGGTCGACTGCGCCGCAACGACCCCTCGGAGGCCGCCGAGTTGCGCGCCTGGATCACACGGACGCAGGGGGTGGACGCCGCCCAGGTCGCCGGCCTCGTCCACCAGGTCCGCGCCGAGGCGGCGGCGCTGAGGGCGCAGGCGGAGGAGGAGGCCGAGGGTGTCCTCAAGGACGCCCGGGACGTGGCCAAGGACATCCTGGACGACGCCCGCCGGACGGCGAAGGAGACCAGGGATCTTCAGAAGGAGGCGGACCGGCAGCGCCGCGAGCTCCACGAGGCGCAGGCACACCTCGCCGCGACGAGGGCCGTGATCGTCACCACGGACGAGACCGCGCTGCTCCAGGAGGTCGGGATCTACGCCTACCGGCACCAGTTGCACGACGCCGTCGCCTACCGCAGCCGTCTCGACTCCCTCCAGGCGGAGATCAAGGACCTGGCCCGCACCAAGCGCGCGGTACTCGCCGCCACGGACTGGTCGGTCAACGGCTCCAGGCGTGAAGGCCAGAAGATGGTCCGCGATTTCTCGAAGCTCATGCTGCGTGCGTACAACGCGGAGGCGGACTACGCCGTGCGCAGCATGCGCCCCCACCGCCTGGACTCGCTCGTCGACCGTCTCCACAAGAGCCGGGAGACCATCGCGAAGCTCGGCGCCACCATGCACATCCGCATCGCGGACCGGTACCACGACGCCCGGGTGCGGGAACTACAGCTCACGTCGGACTATTTGCAGAAGAAAGAGGAGGAGAAGGAGGAGCAGCGCGAACTGCGGGCCCGAGAGCGGGAGGAGGCCGCGGTACAGCGGGAGCTGGATCGCGAGCGGGAGAAACTGCGGAAGGAACAGGGCCACTACGAGGCGGCCCTCCAGCGCCTGCGGGAGCGGGGCGACCACGCGGCGGTCGGTGAGATGGAGGCCAAGCTGGCCGAGATCGAGGACGCTCTGCGCAACGTGGAGAGCAGGGCCGCCAACATCAGGGCGGGCTACGTGTACGTCATCTCCAACATCGGCGCCTTCGGTGACCGGATGGTCAAGATCGGCCTGACCCGCCGACTCGAACCCCTGGAACGCGTCCAGGAACTCAGCGGCGCGGCCGTACCCTTCCGCTTCGACGTCCACGCCCTGATCTTCAGCAAGGACGCCGTCGGTCTCGAGACCCAGTTGCACCAGGAGTTCGCGTCCCGCCGGGTCAACCGCGTCAACGGCCGCAAGGAGTTCTTCCACGTCACCCCTGCCGAGGTGCGTGACGCCCTGCGCCGCTACGCCGGGCAGCACCTGGTCGAGTTCACGGAGGAGCCCGAGGCCCTGGAGTGGCGGGCGAGCACCTCCTCGGCCGGCGCGTAG
- a CDS encoding MFS transporter, protein MRRTAVRPACTIPPDLLSDARSFLLAPRGHDVINRSFTLIWVSQALSDVASEMTSLALPLAVLAATRSAVDAALVATVVGIAQLLAKLPSGLIADTYNRKRLMLLCDAARAAVALLLACALATGNLTTIVAVGSAATIALFSSVFGPAESGVLRQAVPLERRREAITRNIVRSNIAIAVGPPLGGMLLAAGAPMAFVADACSYLLSLVLVARVAYTHIPRPRAGAGKEQEAGTSEGTSADSPAGASTGGGSGAAAAPAHPLRNTATELTLGFGWVFRRSGLVVLIAFAAYVNLLGRSIELLAAFGVSHDGAHPVSAGLVLTAAGIGGIAGGLCAGWILKRLRPTTIMAAASVAWLLMMPCASTGDELTSAVAVGLVVFSLPSVGSLVGLTISVEAPAHLQGRVGGAVTLLAISIAWAGPGLTGFLIAAQGPLTASVVLAAPMVAPLIVLAASPRLRAAVGRIGTVAAPDPVPGPAAGPVAEPAPVVDPAPGSGSGSGSGPAPLPGAVPIPRHPDTVEPEVTAEQDVMAHVEAVGAVLAAAAAPGEGGAGGGRPSPGADRRSVHLPDAFDPFTVLALGLGRARPLP, encoded by the coding sequence GTGCGGCGCACCGCCGTTCGACCCGCCTGCACCATCCCGCCCGACCTGCTGTCCGACGCTCGCTCGTTCCTGCTCGCGCCCCGGGGGCATGACGTGATCAACCGCAGTTTCACCCTGATCTGGGTCAGCCAGGCGCTGTCCGACGTGGCCAGCGAGATGACGTCGCTCGCACTGCCGCTGGCCGTGCTGGCGGCGACCCGCTCCGCCGTGGACGCGGCGCTGGTGGCCACCGTCGTCGGCATCGCCCAGTTGCTGGCGAAGCTGCCGAGCGGGCTGATCGCGGACACCTACAACCGCAAGCGGCTGATGCTGCTGTGCGACGCCGCGCGGGCGGCGGTCGCGCTGCTGCTCGCCTGCGCGCTCGCCACCGGGAACCTCACCACGATCGTGGCGGTCGGCTCGGCGGCGACGATCGCGCTGTTCTCCTCGGTGTTCGGCCCCGCGGAGTCCGGAGTGCTGCGCCAGGCGGTGCCGTTGGAGCGGCGGCGCGAGGCGATCACCCGCAACATCGTCCGCAGCAACATCGCCATCGCGGTCGGCCCGCCGCTGGGCGGCATGCTGCTGGCGGCCGGGGCGCCGATGGCGTTCGTCGCGGACGCCTGCTCCTACCTGCTGTCGCTGGTGCTGGTGGCGCGGGTCGCCTACACGCACATCCCGCGGCCGCGCGCGGGCGCCGGCAAGGAGCAGGAGGCGGGCACCTCGGAAGGCACCTCGGCGGACAGCCCGGCGGGCGCCTCCACCGGAGGCGGCAGCGGCGCGGCGGCCGCGCCAGCGCATCCGCTGCGCAACACCGCCACCGAACTGACGCTCGGCTTCGGCTGGGTGTTCCGCCGCAGCGGCCTGGTGGTGCTGATCGCCTTCGCCGCGTACGTCAACCTGCTCGGCCGCTCCATCGAACTGCTCGCCGCCTTCGGCGTGTCCCACGACGGTGCCCACCCCGTCTCCGCCGGGCTGGTGCTCACCGCGGCGGGGATCGGCGGCATCGCCGGCGGGCTGTGCGCGGGGTGGATCCTGAAGCGGCTGAGGCCCACCACGATCATGGCGGCGGCGTCGGTCGCGTGGCTGCTGATGATGCCCTGCGCCTCCACCGGAGACGAGTTGACCAGCGCGGTGGCCGTCGGGCTGGTGGTGTTCTCGCTGCCGTCGGTCGGCTCGCTGGTGGGCCTGACGATCAGCGTGGAGGCCCCGGCCCACCTCCAAGGCCGGGTCGGCGGCGCGGTCACCCTGCTCGCCATCAGCATCGCCTGGGCGGGCCCCGGCCTCACCGGCTTCCTCATCGCCGCGCAGGGGCCGTTGACCGCGTCCGTGGTGCTGGCCGCGCCGATGGTGGCGCCGCTGATCGTGCTGGCGGCGAGCCCGCGGCTGCGGGCGGCGGTGGGCAGGATCGGGACCGTCGCGGCCCCCGACCCCGTGCCCGGGCCTGCCGCCGGGCCCGTGGCCGAGCCCGCGCCCGTGGTCGATCCCGCGCCCGGGTCTGGGTCCGGGTCCGGGAGCGGTCCCGCGCCGTTGCCCGGAGCCGTCCCGATCCCCCGGCACCCGGACACCGTGGAGCCCGAAGTGACCGCCGAGCAGGACGTGATGGCCCACGTCGAGGCGGTCGGCGCGGTGCTCGCGGCCGCGGCCGCGCCGGGCGAGGGCGGCGCGGGGGGCGGCCGGCCGTCGCCGGGGGCCGACCGGCGGTCCGTCCACCTCCCGGACGCCTTCGACCCGTTCACGGTGCTCGCGCTCGGCCTCGGCCGGGCCCGCCCCCTGCCGTGA
- a CDS encoding phosphorothioated DNA-binding restriction endonuclease: MDWLERVAELRQWTRNGTRAPHKPLLLLYALGRFQQDAEGELPYSAVEADLARLLTEYGPPHRTTPAYPFHHLVSDGVWEVRTDRGPGSPGTGVLELRRAGARGRLAPELRTALRRQPSLLGRMARVLLDLHFPPSLHGDLCEAVGLELVPAETEGLPAVPRRQRDPRMRQAVLTAYEYRCAFCGYDGRIGAVPVGLEAAHVRWWAFDGPDDVDNGLCLCSLHHKLLDKGVLGVGDGHRVLVSQDFVGGSEAARAQVTALSGRPLFGPQAGARPVAAAHRAWHAAQVFHGDPRPATAA, encoded by the coding sequence ATGGACTGGCTGGAGCGTGTCGCCGAGCTTCGGCAGTGGACCAGGAACGGGACCCGCGCCCCGCACAAGCCACTGCTGCTGCTGTACGCCCTCGGCCGCTTCCAGCAGGACGCCGAGGGCGAACTGCCCTACAGCGCCGTGGAAGCGGACCTCGCCCGGCTGCTGACCGAGTACGGGCCGCCCCACCGCACCACCCCCGCCTACCCCTTCCACCACTTGGTGAGCGACGGCGTGTGGGAGGTGCGCACCGACCGCGGTCCGGGCAGTCCCGGCACCGGGGTGCTGGAACTGCGGCGGGCCGGCGCCCGGGGCCGGCTGGCGCCGGAGCTGCGGACGGCGCTGCGCCGGCAGCCGTCGCTGCTCGGCCGGATGGCCCGGGTCCTGCTCGACCTGCACTTCCCGCCGTCCCTGCACGGCGACCTGTGCGAGGCCGTCGGGCTGGAACTGGTGCCGGCGGAGACCGAGGGGCTGCCGGCCGTCCCCAGACGCCAGCGCGACCCCCGCATGCGCCAGGCGGTGCTGACGGCCTACGAGTACCGGTGCGCCTTCTGCGGCTACGACGGCAGGATCGGCGCGGTCCCGGTCGGGTTGGAGGCCGCGCACGTGCGGTGGTGGGCCTTCGACGGGCCGGACGACGTCGACAACGGGCTGTGCCTGTGCTCGCTGCACCACAAGCTCCTGGACAAGGGCGTGCTCGGGGTCGGCGACGGCCACCGCGTTCTGGTCTCGCAGGACTTCGTCGGTGGCAGCGAGGCGGCGCGCGCCCAGGTCACGGCGCTGTCCGGGCGGCCGCTTTTCGGCCCGCAGGCGGGTGCGCGGCCCGTCGCCGCCGCGCACCGCGCCTGGCACGCCGCCCAGGTCTTCCACGGCGACCCCCGCCCCGCCACGGCCGCTTGA
- a CDS encoding metallophosphoesterase, producing the protein MSGADAGGGEAVRPRGSLRRRLGGTVFFLVLALLFVLPWWTLFGSGTDWPLPVFLAGTVVFGASLASFPFLMAAGHGRRRSDRAARVADSTLGAVWVLFTWSVLGGLAHLVLIGCGAAGGDRARIVAVAVAAVAAVLLAWGHYEAMRVPRVKRLDVRLPRLGAGLDGTRVVVLADTHYGPIDRARWSARVTEAVNALDADVVVHAGDIADGTPVQRREQSAPLGTVRARLAKVYVTGNHEYFSEAQGWLDRMAELGWEPLHNRHVAVERGGDLLVLAGVDDVTAESSGLAGHRANLEEALAGAGPDRPVLLVAHQPKYVEQAAAAGIDLQVSGHTHGGQIWPFNFLVRIDQPVVHGLSRHGERTQLYTSRGAGFWGPPFRVFAPSEITLLTLRPAPEEGAGRAPGADPA; encoded by the coding sequence GTGTCCGGGGCCGACGCCGGAGGCGGGGAGGCGGTCCGGCCCCGGGGCTCCCTGCGCCGGCGTCTCGGCGGCACCGTGTTCTTCCTCGTCCTCGCGCTGCTGTTCGTCCTGCCGTGGTGGACGCTGTTCGGCTCCGGCACCGACTGGCCGCTGCCGGTCTTCCTCGCCGGCACCGTCGTCTTCGGCGCCTCGCTCGCCTCCTTCCCGTTCCTGATGGCCGCAGGCCACGGGCGGCGGCGCAGCGACCGGGCGGCCCGCGTCGCGGACAGCACGCTCGGGGCGGTCTGGGTGCTGTTCACCTGGTCGGTGCTGGGCGGCCTGGCGCACCTGGTGCTCATCGGGTGCGGAGCGGCCGGCGGCGACCGGGCCAGGATCGTGGCCGTCGCGGTCGCCGCGGTCGCCGCCGTCCTGCTCGCCTGGGGCCACTACGAGGCCATGCGCGTGCCCCGGGTGAAGCGGCTGGACGTGCGGCTGCCGCGGCTCGGCGCCGGGCTGGACGGGACCCGCGTGGTGGTCCTGGCCGACACCCACTACGGGCCGATCGACCGGGCCCGCTGGTCGGCGCGGGTCACCGAGGCGGTCAACGCGCTCGACGCGGACGTGGTGGTGCACGCGGGCGACATCGCCGACGGCACCCCCGTCCAGCGCCGGGAGCAGTCGGCGCCGCTCGGCACGGTGCGGGCCCGTCTGGCGAAGGTCTACGTCACCGGGAACCACGAGTACTTCAGCGAGGCGCAGGGCTGGCTGGACCGCATGGCGGAGCTGGGCTGGGAGCCGCTGCACAACCGGCACGTGGCGGTCGAGCGCGGCGGCGACCTGCTCGTCCTCGCGGGCGTGGACGACGTGACGGCGGAGTCGTCCGGGCTCGCCGGACACCGCGCGAACCTGGAGGAGGCCCTCGCGGGCGCGGGCCCGGACCGCCCGGTGCTGCTCGTCGCCCACCAGCCCAAGTACGTCGAGCAGGCCGCGGCCGCGGGGATCGACCTCCAGGTCTCCGGGCACACCCACGGCGGGCAGATCTGGCCGTTCAACTTCCTCGTCCGGATCGACCAGCCGGTGGTGCACGGGCTGAGCCGGCACGGCGAGCGCACGCAGTTGTACACCAGCCGCGGCGCCGGCTTCTGGGGCCCGCCCTTCCGCGTCTTCGCGCCGAGCGAGATCACGCTCCTCACCCTCCGGCCGGCCCCGGAGGAGGGCGCCGGGCGCGCGCCGGGCGCCGACCCGGCCTGA
- a CDS encoding TetR/AcrR family transcriptional regulator, giving the protein MASEQAGGGRRTSAARARLLGTATRIFYTEGIHSVGVDRIIAEAQVTRATLYRHFTGKEELVLAYIDQADQGMRAGIEAARSGKRTAAGPGDGEPADAGLADAGPADAGPATGAPAPGEPPAGEPSAADAVRAVARFITDGIRSPGFRGCAFLNAAAEYPDPAHPIHQAVLAHRQWFLETVTGLLARVGDEPADEAGRHFVMLRDGAMAAGCLFDPELITETFLRGVEGILRVRGDRTARAT; this is encoded by the coding sequence ATGGCGAGTGAGCAGGCGGGAGGCGGCAGGCGCACGTCCGCGGCCCGGGCGCGGCTGCTCGGCACGGCCACCCGGATCTTCTACACGGAGGGCATCCACTCCGTCGGCGTCGACCGGATCATCGCGGAGGCGCAGGTCACCCGCGCCACGCTGTACCGGCACTTCACCGGCAAGGAAGAGCTGGTCCTCGCCTACATCGACCAGGCCGACCAGGGCATGCGGGCGGGGATCGAGGCCGCCCGGTCGGGGAAGCGGACGGCGGCCGGGCCGGGGGACGGCGAACCGGCGGACGCGGGACTCGCGGACGCGGGACCAGCGGACGCCGGACCGGCGACGGGCGCGCCGGCTCCAGGCGAACCGCCGGCAGGCGAGCCGTCGGCGGCCGACGCGGTCCGGGCGGTCGCCCGGTTCATCACCGACGGCATCCGGAGCCCCGGTTTCCGCGGGTGCGCCTTCCTCAACGCGGCGGCCGAGTACCCGGACCCCGCCCACCCCATCCACCAGGCGGTCCTGGCCCACCGCCAGTGGTTCCTGGAGACGGTCACCGGACTGCTGGCGCGGGTCGGCGACGAGCCCGCCGACGAGGCCGGCCGGCACTTCGTCATGCTGCGCGACGGCGCGATGGCGGCGGGCTGCCTCTTCGACCCCGAGCTGATCACCGAGACGTTCCTGCGGGGCGTCGAGGGCATCCTGCGGGTGCGCGGCGACCGGACCGCCCGGGCGACCTGA
- a CDS encoding snapalysin family zinc-dependent metalloprotease, with protein sequence MKKRIVAMAVLVPALLGTTCGVASAQPAPKAPSSVVTLTYDASRAGQWSAAITQGVQNWNDAVHNVHLVPASSPGSADYVYVATSGWPETTLGPILPGGSGEVELGQEAVDEGYDVTRIAAHETGHILGLLDDYTGPCSELMSGHGPGTSCTNALPSAAEAAQVDENYADGGSAAVRPDHRQTVVDVWTAPVLAASR encoded by the coding sequence ATGAAGAAGCGAATAGTCGCCATGGCGGTGCTGGTTCCGGCCCTGTTGGGCACGACGTGCGGTGTCGCCTCGGCGCAGCCCGCGCCGAAGGCGCCCTCGTCGGTCGTCACCCTGACCTACGACGCCAGCCGCGCGGGCCAGTGGTCGGCCGCGATCACGCAGGGCGTGCAGAACTGGAACGACGCGGTGCACAACGTGCACCTGGTGCCGGCGAGTTCGCCCGGCTCGGCCGACTACGTCTACGTGGCGACCAGCGGGTGGCCCGAGACGACGCTGGGACCGATCCTCCCCGGCGGCAGCGGCGAGGTGGAACTCGGCCAGGAGGCGGTGGACGAGGGCTACGACGTCACCCGCATCGCGGCACACGAGACCGGCCACATCCTCGGGCTGCTCGACGACTACACCGGCCCCTGCTCGGAGTTGATGTCCGGACACGGCCCCGGCACGTCGTGCACCAACGCGCTGCCGTCCGCCGCCGAGGCGGCGCAGGTCGACGAGAACTACGCGGACGGCGGCTCGGCCGCCGTCCGCCCGGACCACCGCCAGACCGTCGTCGACGTCTGGACCGCCCCGGTCCTGGCGGCGTCCCGCTGA
- a CDS encoding chitinase — MRFAKWAASASALTLATAGAVIALAPAGNAATAGDYSVAPYVDMSNGQEGLLDTAITGHGLTSYTAAFVLGSGCNQIWGDTLPIGADSFTDPLIAKAKSEGASVIISSGGASGLPLAWTCSTQSSIDAGYQAIIDDYGVDRLDFDIEGAAIADTAAAARQMQAMKDLKAANPNLQFSVTLPVLTSGLTSDGVNILKAAKTAGIRIDTVNIMTMDFYEGTGTEMGDGSVSAAEATLAQMQSVDSGYTYGNLGITPMIGKNDDGSTFTLADAQTVESFAAQHGVGRLAFWSVNRDQPCSGTANSLSTCSEISQNSFAFTDAFLPFAGGSGGTTTGGATTGGTTTGGTTTGGSGTTGGTTTGGTGTTGGSGGTTCTAASWSSSQVYTGGDTVSWNGHDWLAKWWTQGEEPGTTGEWGVWSDQGAC, encoded by the coding sequence ATGCGCTTTGCGAAATGGGCGGCTTCGGCCTCCGCGCTCACGCTCGCGACCGCCGGTGCGGTCATCGCCCTCGCCCCCGCCGGCAACGCCGCGACGGCCGGCGACTACTCCGTGGCTCCCTACGTCGACATGTCGAACGGCCAGGAGGGCCTGCTCGACACCGCCATCACCGGACACGGCCTCACGTCCTACACCGCGGCCTTCGTGCTCGGTTCGGGATGCAACCAGATCTGGGGCGACACCCTCCCGATCGGTGCCGACTCCTTCACCGACCCGTTGATCGCCAAGGCGAAGTCCGAGGGCGCGTCGGTCATCATCTCCTCCGGCGGCGCGAGCGGGCTGCCGCTCGCCTGGACCTGTTCCACGCAGAGTTCGATCGACGCCGGCTACCAGGCCATCATCGACGACTACGGCGTCGACCGGCTGGACTTCGACATCGAGGGCGCCGCCATCGCGGACACCGCCGCCGCGGCCCGCCAGATGCAGGCGATGAAGGATCTCAAGGCGGCCAACCCCAACCTCCAGTTCTCGGTGACGCTGCCGGTGCTGACCAGCGGGCTGACCTCCGACGGCGTCAACATCCTCAAGGCCGCCAAGACCGCCGGGATCAGGATCGACACGGTCAACATCATGACCATGGACTTCTACGAGGGCACCGGCACCGAGATGGGCGACGGCTCGGTCTCCGCCGCCGAGGCCACCCTCGCCCAGATGCAGTCCGTCGACTCCGGCTACACGTACGGCAATCTCGGGATCACCCCGATGATCGGCAAGAACGACGACGGCTCCACGTTCACCCTGGCGGACGCGCAGACGGTGGAGAGCTTCGCCGCGCAGCACGGCGTCGGGCGGCTGGCGTTCTGGTCGGTCAACCGCGACCAGCCGTGCAGCGGCACCGCCAACTCCCTGTCCACGTGCAGCGAGATCAGCCAGAACAGCTTCGCCTTCACCGACGCGTTCCTCCCGTTCGCGGGCGGCTCCGGCGGCACTACGACCGGTGGCGCCACGACGGGCGGTACGACGACGGGCGGTACGACGACGGGCGGCAGCGGGACCACCGGCGGTACGACCACGGGCGGCACCGGGACCACCGGCGGCTCCGGCGGCACCACCTGCACCGCCGCGTCCTGGAGTTCCTCCCAGGTCTACACGGGCGGCGACACCGTCTCCTGGAACGGCCACGACTGGCTGGCCAAGTGGTGGACCCAGGGCGAGGAGCCCGGCACCACCGGGGAGTGGGGCGTCTGGTCGGACCAGGGCGCCTGCTGA
- a CDS encoding class I SAM-dependent methyltransferase → MTATVPAVPTDHAAVAYDATAPFYDLLSQGDDYTVFGNILETLIKRADPPGTRLLDAGCGTGRSTVAFAERGFDPVGVDISAGMIDVARTKYADTGIGFHVHDLRLPFTAEGTYDVVLCMSDIVNYLADPAHLTEALASIGSVMRPGGVLVFDANTGRGYGLMTSTHVYEYDGLYATMSGRFLAREGDPKRFRMVMNAFRNSAEQPDVWRRERVEHLQRHHSREEFAAALDAAGLDLVAAHGLERDGSLSDDVDDQAHTKGLYVARRRADG, encoded by the coding sequence GTGACCGCCACCGTCCCCGCCGTCCCCACCGACCACGCCGCCGTCGCCTACGACGCCACCGCGCCCTTCTACGACCTGCTGTCCCAGGGCGACGACTACACCGTCTTCGGCAACATCCTGGAGACGCTGATCAAGCGCGCCGACCCGCCCGGCACCAGGCTGCTGGACGCCGGCTGCGGCACCGGCCGCAGCACGGTCGCCTTCGCCGAGCGCGGGTTCGACCCGGTGGGCGTGGACATCAGCGCCGGGATGATCGACGTCGCCCGCACCAAGTACGCGGACACCGGCATCGGCTTCCACGTCCACGACCTGCGGCTGCCGTTCACCGCCGAGGGCACCTACGACGTGGTGCTGTGCATGAGCGACATCGTCAACTACCTCGCCGACCCGGCCCACCTGACCGAGGCGCTGGCCAGCATCGGCAGCGTGATGCGGCCCGGCGGCGTGCTGGTCTTCGACGCCAACACCGGCCGCGGGTACGGCCTGATGACCTCCACGCACGTCTACGAGTACGACGGTCTGTACGCGACCATGAGCGGGCGCTTCCTGGCCCGCGAGGGGGACCCGAAGCGGTTCCGGATGGTCATGAACGCCTTCCGCAACTCCGCCGAGCAGCCCGACGTGTGGCGGCGCGAGCGGGTCGAGCACCTCCAACGGCACCACAGCCGCGAGGAGTTCGCCGCCGCGTTGGACGCGGCGGGGCTGGACCTGGTGGCCGCCCACGGCCTGGAGCGGGACGGCTCGCTCTCCGACGACGTGGACGACCAGGCGCACACCAAGGGCCTGTACGTCGCCAGGCGCCGCGCGGACGGCTGA